In Paenarthrobacter sp. GOM3, a single window of DNA contains:
- a CDS encoding DUF349 domain-containing protein — MTDSQKSDETAVVANEEAAGQTGEAEAAAPEASAPETDAPVDDAPVETAPVEAAPEPQAAPSAEAPAAEEAPAAPRPTPSAAPSPAAFAARPKAPAAVVPAAPAVSSASLAEAAKWGRAEGDGHVFLTLDGEEIAVGQYPGVSPDEALGYFARKFDDIIAQVVLLEHRVESKAPATDMQKTVTHLREQLAERNMVGDIRSAETRLDTLSAQIVELEKTEKAAHEAVRASELAAREDIVAEAESIAGQDPAHIQWKTSSARMNELFETWKTAQKSGVRLGRSNEDALWKRFRSARTVFDRHRRAYFSQLDSNNSAAKSAKEALIAEAEALSSSTDWGYAAGEYRRLMDQWKATPRASRKDDDALWGRFRAAQDVFFSNRQAANDQIDQEYTANLAVKEQLVTEAQALLPINDLNSAKKALQSIRDRWEDAGKVPRADMGRIEAGLRKVEDAVREAEEEKWRRSNPETKARTNSALSQLETAIAGLKEDLEKAEKAGDQRRIKTAREALEARQAWLDQIQRSASDLA, encoded by the coding sequence GTGACAGACAGTCAGAAATCCGACGAAACAGCAGTAGTGGCCAACGAAGAAGCTGCCGGACAAACCGGCGAGGCCGAGGCAGCGGCTCCGGAAGCATCCGCCCCGGAGACAGACGCTCCGGTGGACGATGCTCCAGTAGAGACTGCCCCTGTGGAGGCTGCTCCGGAGCCCCAGGCAGCTCCGTCCGCAGAAGCGCCTGCTGCTGAAGAAGCGCCAGCCGCACCCCGGCCTACGCCCTCCGCAGCCCCGTCTCCCGCGGCTTTCGCGGCCAGGCCCAAGGCTCCGGCCGCCGTCGTACCCGCTGCTCCGGCTGTCTCTTCGGCATCGCTTGCCGAAGCAGCCAAGTGGGGTCGCGCAGAAGGGGACGGCCATGTGTTCCTGACCTTGGATGGCGAGGAAATCGCCGTCGGCCAGTACCCGGGCGTCAGTCCCGACGAAGCCCTGGGCTACTTCGCCCGGAAATTCGACGACATCATCGCCCAGGTTGTCCTGCTTGAGCACCGCGTGGAGTCCAAGGCGCCGGCCACGGACATGCAGAAGACTGTGACGCACCTTCGCGAGCAACTCGCGGAGCGCAACATGGTGGGCGACATCCGCTCGGCCGAAACCCGCCTTGATACCTTGTCGGCGCAGATCGTCGAGCTGGAAAAGACGGAGAAGGCCGCACACGAAGCCGTACGCGCCAGTGAGCTTGCTGCACGCGAGGACATCGTTGCCGAGGCTGAGTCCATCGCCGGCCAGGATCCTGCCCACATCCAGTGGAAGACCTCCAGCGCCCGCATGAACGAGCTGTTCGAAACCTGGAAAACAGCGCAGAAGAGCGGCGTCCGCCTGGGCCGCAGCAACGAGGACGCCCTGTGGAAGCGGTTCCGTTCCGCACGCACGGTCTTCGATCGCCACCGCCGGGCCTACTTCTCCCAGCTGGACAGCAACAACTCAGCTGCCAAATCGGCCAAGGAAGCCCTGATCGCCGAGGCTGAGGCACTCTCCTCATCCACTGACTGGGGCTATGCCGCCGGCGAATACCGCAGGCTCATGGACCAGTGGAAGGCCACGCCGCGTGCGAGCCGCAAGGATGACGACGCACTGTGGGGCCGTTTCCGTGCAGCTCAGGACGTTTTCTTCAGCAACCGCCAGGCAGCCAACGACCAGATCGACCAGGAATACACTGCCAACCTGGCCGTGAAGGAGCAGCTGGTCACCGAGGCACAGGCGCTGCTGCCGATCAACGACCTCAACTCCGCCAAGAAGGCCCTCCAGTCCATCCGGGACCGTTGGGAAGATGCGGGCAAGGTTCCGCGCGCGGACATGGGTCGTATCGAGGCAGGTCTCCGCAAAGTCGAAGACGCTGTCCGTGAGGCTGAGGAGGAGAAGTGGCGTCGGAGCAACCCGGAAACCAAGGCACGCACCAATAGCGCCTTGTCTCAGCTCGAAACCGCTATCGCGGGCCTCAAGGAAGACCTGGAGAAAGCGGAAAAGGCAGGCGACCAGCGACGCATCAAGACGGCCCGCGAAGCCCTCGAAGCGCGCCAGGCCTGGCTCGACCAGATCCAGCGTTCGGCCAGCGATCTCGCTTAG
- a CDS encoding RelA/SpoT family protein, whose amino-acid sequence MEERATSAPPAGGEDGRNAVAVPTTSVAGRTAGAVPIDSGVRPTFPGRRERTRSRLARLTGRGVAPYSPILEPLLRTVRANNPKEDFDLIQRAFAVAERSHQGQKRKSGDPYITHPVAVATILAELGMTGTTLAAALLHDTVEDTPYTLNDLTRDFGPEVAMLVDGVTKLDKVSFGEAAQSETVRKMVVAMAKDIRVLMIKLADRLHNARTWRFVSAESSSRKARETLEIFAPLAHRLGMNTIKWELEDLSFAALYPKVYEEIVRMVGDRTPEREKSLSVIRNQIADDLRTSRIKATITGRPKHYYSIYQKMIVRDKDFDDINDLMGVRVLVDSVRDCYAALGTLHSRWNPLPGRFKDYIAMPKFNMYQSLHTTVIGPGGKPVEIQIRTHEMHRRAEYGVAAHWKYKDQPNRTAQGPGSPRDGDMGWLRSLVDWQQETSDPGEFLDSLRYEINAREVFVFTPKGEVMALPAGSTPVDFAYAVHTEVGHRTIGARVNGKLVPLNSELNHGDWVEIFTSKAEGAGPSQDWQHFVKSARARNKIRQWFTKERREEAIDRGKDMLTRAMRKQNLPLQRLMTHDALSAVAEAFHYVDISGLYAGVGDGHTSAQSVMEKLVEHLGGQETPDEDLDEVSIPTQVAKSKFSDSGVIVRGVGDVWVKLARCCTPVPPDPILGFVTRGSGVSVHRTDCTNVSGLRDQPDRIVEVEWAPTQSSVFLVEIQVEALDRKSLLSDVTRILSENHVNILAASVHTSSDRVAISKFAFEMGDPKYLHHVLNAVRRIDGVFDVYRTTGNRRRS is encoded by the coding sequence GTGGAAGAACGTGCGACGTCGGCACCACCGGCGGGCGGGGAAGATGGCCGTAATGCTGTGGCCGTCCCGACAACAAGCGTGGCCGGACGGACCGCTGGTGCGGTACCGATCGATAGCGGCGTGCGCCCCACCTTCCCCGGCAGGAGGGAACGTACACGTTCCCGTCTTGCCCGCCTCACCGGCCGGGGTGTCGCTCCTTACTCGCCGATCCTTGAACCGCTGCTGCGTACCGTTCGGGCCAATAACCCCAAAGAGGACTTCGACCTGATCCAACGGGCGTTCGCCGTCGCGGAGCGAAGCCACCAGGGCCAGAAGCGCAAGAGCGGTGACCCCTACATCACCCACCCCGTCGCGGTGGCCACCATCCTGGCTGAACTCGGCATGACCGGGACCACCCTCGCGGCGGCATTGCTCCACGACACCGTGGAAGACACTCCCTACACCCTCAACGACCTCACGCGCGACTTCGGCCCCGAGGTCGCCATGCTGGTGGACGGCGTGACAAAACTGGACAAGGTCAGCTTCGGTGAGGCGGCCCAGTCGGAGACCGTCCGTAAGATGGTCGTGGCCATGGCCAAGGACATCCGGGTCCTCATGATCAAGTTGGCGGACCGCCTGCACAATGCTCGCACCTGGCGCTTCGTTTCCGCCGAGTCGTCCTCGCGCAAGGCCCGCGAAACCCTGGAGATTTTCGCTCCCCTTGCCCATCGCCTGGGCATGAACACCATCAAGTGGGAACTGGAGGACCTGTCCTTCGCAGCGCTCTACCCCAAGGTGTACGAGGAAATCGTCCGCATGGTGGGAGACCGCACGCCGGAGCGCGAGAAGAGCCTCAGCGTCATCCGCAACCAGATCGCCGATGATCTGCGAACCTCACGCATCAAGGCCACCATCACTGGCAGGCCGAAGCACTACTACTCGATTTACCAGAAGATGATCGTCAGGGACAAGGATTTCGACGACATCAACGACCTCATGGGCGTGCGCGTCCTGGTCGATTCCGTGCGGGACTGTTACGCCGCACTGGGCACGCTCCACTCGCGGTGGAACCCCCTGCCGGGGCGTTTCAAGGATTACATCGCGATGCCCAAGTTCAACATGTACCAGTCGCTGCACACTACGGTGATCGGCCCGGGCGGCAAACCGGTCGAGATCCAGATCCGCACCCACGAAATGCACCGCCGGGCCGAGTACGGTGTAGCCGCCCACTGGAAGTACAAAGATCAGCCCAACCGCACAGCACAGGGTCCCGGCAGCCCGCGGGACGGGGACATGGGATGGCTTCGATCCCTGGTGGACTGGCAGCAGGAAACCTCCGATCCCGGCGAGTTCCTGGATTCGCTCAGATATGAAATCAACGCCAGGGAAGTCTTCGTCTTCACCCCCAAGGGCGAGGTCATGGCCTTGCCTGCGGGGTCCACACCCGTGGACTTCGCCTACGCCGTGCACACGGAGGTGGGCCACCGCACCATCGGTGCACGCGTTAACGGCAAGCTCGTTCCACTGAACAGCGAACTCAACCACGGCGACTGGGTGGAGATTTTCACCTCGAAGGCCGAAGGGGCCGGGCCCAGCCAGGACTGGCAGCACTTCGTCAAGTCCGCACGTGCCCGGAACAAGATCCGTCAGTGGTTCACCAAAGAACGCCGCGAAGAAGCGATCGACCGCGGCAAGGACATGCTGACCAGGGCCATGCGGAAGCAGAATCTTCCCTTGCAGCGGCTCATGACCCACGATGCGTTGTCAGCCGTAGCGGAGGCGTTCCACTACGTCGACATCTCGGGGCTCTATGCGGGCGTCGGCGATGGCCACACGTCGGCGCAGTCCGTCATGGAAAAGCTGGTGGAGCACCTCGGCGGCCAGGAGACCCCCGACGAAGACCTCGACGAAGTCAGCATTCCCACCCAGGTTGCTAAGTCCAAGTTCTCCGATTCCGGCGTCATCGTCCGTGGTGTCGGCGACGTGTGGGTCAAACTGGCCCGCTGCTGCACCCCTGTGCCTCCGGATCCGATTCTCGGCTTCGTTACCCGGGGTTCCGGGGTCTCCGTGCACCGGACGGACTGCACCAACGTTTCCGGGCTCCGTGACCAACCGGACAGGATTGTGGAAGTGGAGTGGGCCCCCACCCAGTCCAGCGTCTTCCTCGTCGAGATCCAGGTGGAAGCGCTGGACCGCAAGTCGCTGCTCTCGGATGTTACGCGGATACTGTCTGAGAACCACGTCAATATCCTGGCCGCGTCAGTGCACACATCCAGTGACCGGGTGGCCATCTCAAAGTTCGCGTTCGAGATGGGGGACCCCAAGTACCTGCACCACGTGTTGAATGCCGTGCGGCGCATCGACGGTGTCTTCGACGTTTACCGCACAACGGGGAACCGCCGCCGCAGCTAG
- the secF gene encoding protein translocase subunit SecF — MTTSFATFGHELYTGKRSYNFVNSKKIWFTIAAVAVALSILIPVVKGGFNLGIEFRGGSEFTVSNVANTDAGLGEKAVHEVVPEAIPRVANVAGNTMRIQTDQLSDDETNRIKDALTSAYGVTENEVTSNFVGPTWGQDVTRQALIGLVVFVGLAAILMALYFRTWKMSLSALVGMLVTMFTTAGVYALSDFEVTPSAIIGFLTVLSYSLYDTVVVFDKIRENTSDISTSTRRTFAEEVNLAVNQTLVRSINTMMVAVLPVAAILFIGAGLLGAGTLRDLSLALFVGILIGTAATIFIAAPLYAWLRQGEPELVKQAKKVSHRRAEATV; from the coding sequence ATGACAACGAGCTTCGCAACCTTCGGCCATGAGCTCTACACGGGCAAGCGTTCGTACAACTTCGTCAATTCCAAGAAGATCTGGTTCACCATTGCTGCAGTAGCAGTGGCGCTGTCCATCCTGATCCCGGTGGTCAAGGGCGGATTCAACCTCGGCATCGAATTCCGGGGCGGGTCCGAGTTCACCGTATCCAACGTAGCCAACACCGACGCGGGACTGGGCGAGAAAGCAGTCCACGAAGTGGTGCCCGAGGCTATCCCGCGCGTCGCTAACGTGGCCGGGAACACCATGCGGATCCAGACGGATCAGCTCAGTGACGACGAAACCAACCGCATCAAGGACGCACTGACCAGTGCTTACGGCGTCACGGAAAACGAAGTGACGTCCAACTTCGTGGGGCCCACCTGGGGACAGGACGTCACGCGCCAGGCGCTCATCGGCCTGGTGGTGTTCGTTGGGCTTGCCGCGATCCTTATGGCGCTGTACTTCCGTACCTGGAAAATGTCGCTGTCGGCACTGGTGGGCATGCTCGTCACCATGTTCACCACAGCGGGTGTTTACGCTTTGAGCGATTTCGAAGTGACGCCGTCGGCCATCATCGGGTTCCTCACCGTCCTCAGCTACTCGCTGTACGACACCGTGGTGGTCTTCGACAAGATCCGTGAAAACACGTCCGATATTTCCACTTCGACGCGTCGTACGTTCGCTGAAGAGGTCAACCTCGCCGTCAACCAAACCCTGGTGCGTTCCATCAACACCATGATGGTGGCGGTCCTGCCCGTAGCAGCCATCCTCTTCATCGGGGCCGGGTTGTTGGGTGCCGGTACCTTGCGTGACCTTTCATTGGCACTGTTTGTGGGCATCCTCATTGGCACAGCGGCAACGATCTTCATCGCCGCGCCCCTGTACGCCTGGCTCCGCCAGGGCGAGCCGGAGCTCGTCAAGCAGGCCAAGAAGGTATCGCACCGCAGGGCCGAGGCAACCGTCTAG